DNA from Victivallis lenta:
GCCTGACCTGCGGAACGGTCGCGAAATTGCCCCAGTAAGGCCCGTAGATCCGCCACGGGGTCGCCGCCGCGAATCCGAACTCATAAACCGCGCCGCAGAATTCAGCTTTGATCGGATCGCCGTCGAGAATCCGTTCCGGGTTGAGATGGCGGACCCGGACCGGCACTCCGGCATTGCCGCCGGCAGGAATTTCGACCGTTCCGTCATATTCCAGCGCGAAATTTCCGCTGCCCGTCAGGCGAAGTTCGCCCCGGCGGGTCTGGCCGGAGAGGTTGCAGATGCGGAGCACACATCTCGCTTCTCCTCCGGCGGCGATCGCCGGGAGCCCCTCGTATTCGACTTCGAAACGGAAATCACGTTTGCGGACCGGAAGCCGGAAAGCTTCCACTTCGGCCGGAACCCCGGTCAGCCGCAGCTGCCGGTTCCAGAACCGGCCGGCTTCGGGCCCCAGCCTCGCGATGTCGGCGGCCAGGTCACGGATTCGGTCGGAGCGGCGGTGCACGTCGAAATTAGTGACGTAACCTGTGTCGATCACGCCGTAGTTCCGCTGGAGTGCTTCCGCCCCCATCACGGTGCCGAGGATCGCACCGGCAATGCCGCAGGTGCAATCGGTGTCGAAGCCGCTGTTGAGCGCGATCAGCGTCGCCTGCTCGAGATCGCCGCCGCTTTTGAGCAGAGCCATCAGCGTAATGCCGATGTTCTCGAACATATTCGTACAATCCGGATGGCCGTAGTGGCGGAGAATCCGCTCGTGGACGACACGCCAGTCGGCCTCTTCCCGGCAGAAGCGCCGGGTGTCGCGGACCAGCCGCGCCAGTTTCGACTGCTCCGGAATGACCCGCAGCCCCGCATCGATCAGCCGGTCGATGTCGCTCTCCGCAAAAGCCTCGGCTTCCATCGCCGCGATGAAGGCTTCGGAATAGACCGATTCCGCCGAGTGGTCGATCTGTCCGTCCCGGCGGCAGATGCGCCCGGCCAGCTCCGGATCTCCGGCAGCGAGACACGCCCAGATTTCCGCCCGGATGCAGCAGCCCATGCCTTCATGATAGAAGTGATTGTTGTAGGTTCCCGAGGCCGGCGGATGGATGCCGCGGCGGAAGTTGCGCTTGAAGTAAGCATATTCGCCGGGATTGTAGGGGACTTCGGCGAGGAACGCCTGCGCCAGATCGTCCGCGTCGAAGTCGAGCCCGATCGTTTCGAGCACATTGAGCCAGAGAATCTGCAGTTCGAGATCGTCGTTCGGCTCCGTGATCAGCCAGAATGCGGGATCGAACGCATAATCGAAAAGCTGCTTGCAGCCCTCCAGCGGGGCGCCGATCGACCCGCAGATGCACTTGCCGAGCCAGCAGCCGTAAACTTTATCGAAATAGGTGGCATAATCCATTTGCCGGACGGTTTTTTCCGCCGTATTGTCAGTGTTCATTGTTGATCCTTTCGCCTGTTTTCCGGTTTCTGTCATATCATACACCCGTTTCCGGAAAATAATTGTACGGGATCACCGATAATTTGTACGATTCGACGATATCGGCCGCTTTCCCCGCCGCCGGGAAGGCTGAAATTGTTCGATCGAGTGCAGAAACGATTGCTGAGGCGATTTCAATTATCCGAAATAAACAGCAGGAAGAACGTTCGCGGAGGCAGCCGGAAATCGATCGGGTTGAAGCGGCGATTCGGCAATGTGAAAAAGAAAAGTCTGCTTTGCTGGATACTCTGATCGCATCCAGAAGCAACCTCAATGCTGAATTCCTGAGTGTGCTGAATGAAAAAACAGAACGTGTTTCTGTCGAGATGGAGCGCTTGCCGGCGAAGCGCGATATTCTGAATCAAGAACTGCCGCCGGAAGAAGATTTTTAATAG
Protein-coding regions in this window:
- a CDS encoding ADP-ribosylglycohydrolase family protein encodes the protein MNTDNTAEKTVRQMDYATYFDKVYGCWLGKCICGSIGAPLEGCKQLFDYAFDPAFWLITEPNDDLELQILWLNVLETIGLDFDADDLAQAFLAEVPYNPGEYAYFKRNFRRGIHPPASGTYNNHFYHEGMGCCIRAEIWACLAAGDPELAGRICRRDGQIDHSAESVYSEAFIAAMEAEAFAESDIDRLIDAGLRVIPEQSKLARLVRDTRRFCREEADWRVVHERILRHYGHPDCTNMFENIGITLMALLKSGGDLEQATLIALNSGFDTDCTCGIAGAILGTVMGAEALQRNYGVIDTGYVTNFDVHRRSDRIRDLAADIARLGPEAGRFWNRQLRLTGVPAEVEAFRLPVRKRDFRFEVEYEGLPAIAAGGEARCVLRICNLSGQTRRGELRLTGSGNFALEYDGTVEIPAGGNAGVPVRVRHLNPERILDGDPIKAEFCGAVYEFGFAAATPWRIYGPYWGNFATVPQVRLGEEPYQQHIPAGCFRNRSTAIRNYHLNMRAGLDLQGPDEAGLAAGTFEPAPHGRINAFDDLIPVDEAFGFQGPAVFYLVSEFITKEPMKMPISIGRSCPLVFWLDGRELARAEFETFRTPENLNLDIVELPAGKHRAVFKVVRQGAGTTLSINYKCSFRPGERMDAHVVGLEFLA